A portion of the Cryptomeria japonica chromosome 5, Sugi_1.0, whole genome shotgun sequence genome contains these proteins:
- the LOC131041152 gene encoding UDP-glycosyltransferase 86A1, whose translation MSSVHAVVFMYPLQGHIIPTYNLAKKLASKGILVTVVCTHGCYARIIKAYKGRDPFAHNVYSMRSALVSDGLPQDFDRSLNHLEFDNALLNKMEFHVEELMEDLQRKGPPISCIITDTFYVWPDRIAKKFGVPHVSFWTESVMVFSIYYHWDLLIKNGHYPFTADENELINYIPGAPALKLTDLPSYLQERDVSTLVHKIIYQAFRSARAADWILSNTIEDLENQTIEELQVQSGIPFCSVGPLLQPKGEVGTSMWAESDCRSWLDNKPKNSVLYISFGSYAHVSKPQIHEMAMGLLHSKRPFIWVLRPDVVASDVQDLLPDGFVEKSKDQGLVVEWVSQVDVLSHSSVGGFLTHCGWNSILESLWLGVPMLAFPLLTDQYTNCRLIVQQWGVAMSLGHISRSSNNLRSTLVLRQEIALTIKEFMNMDGQEGKRLRCNIGSVRDVMKKAVMNGGSSQNNLEGFIEFLKGRELSRFALESEFHTE comes from the exons ATGAGTAGCGTGCATGCAGTGGTGTTTATGTATCCATTACAGGGCCATATCATCCCAACTTATAACTTGGCCAAGAAACTGGCATCCAAAGGCATCCTTGTGACTGTGGTGTGCACCCATGGCTGCTATGCTCGCATCATCAAAGCTTATAAGGGTCGTGACCCTTTTGCCCACAACGTTTACAGTATGCGATCGGCACTTGTGTCCGATGGATTGCCTCAGGACTTCGACAGATCTCTCAATCACCTTGAGTTTGATAATGCTCTCTTGAATAAGATGGAGTTCCACGTAGAGGAATTGATGGAGGATCTGCAACGAAAAGGCCCTCCAATCTCCTGCATCATCACCGACACGTTTTACGTTTGGCCGGATCGCATAGCCAAGAAATTTGGAGTTCCACATGTTTCTTTCTGGACAGAGTCGGTCATGGTGTTTTCCATATATTATCACTGGGACCTCCTCATCAAAAATGGCCATTATCCCTTTACAGCAGACG AGAACGAGCTGATAAACTACATTCCTGGGGCTCCAGCTCTGAAATTAACAGACCTTCCTTCATATCTGCAAGAGCGGGATGTATCAACGCTAGTGCACAAAATCATATACCAAGCATTTCGTTCTGCCCGCGCTGCAGATTGGATTCTTTCCAACACAATCGAGGATCTGGAGAACCAAACAATTGAAGAGCTGCAAGTTCAGTCAGGAATCCCATTTTGTTCAGTGGGTCCGTTGCTTCAACCCAAAGGCGAGGTGGGGACAAGCATGTGGGCCGAGTCTGACTGCAGGAGCTGGCTTGACAACaagcccaagaactccgttctgtACATCTCCTTCGGAAGTTATGCCCATGTTTCCAAACCCCAAATTCATGAAATGGCCATGGGATTGTTACATAGCAAGCGGCCCTTCATTTGGGTTCTTCGTCCTGATGTCGTTGCCTCTGATGTGCAAGACTTGCTACCAGATGGGTTTGTGGAAAAAAGTAAAGATCAGGGTTTGGTTGTTGAGTGGGTGTCTCAGGTAGATGTGTTGTCTCATTCTTCAGTGGGTGGGTTTCTCACCCATTGTGGTTGGAATTCCATCTTGGAAAGCCTCTGGTTGGGAGTTCCCATGCTTGCATTTCCTTTGCTTACAGACCAGTATACAAACTGCAGGCTCATTGTCCAGCAATGGGGAGTGGCCATGAGTCTGGGTCACATTTCTAGGAGTTCCAACAACTTGAGGTCCACGCTGGTGCTTCGCCAAGAGATTGCCCTCACAATAAAAGAGTTTATGAATATGGATGGACAAGAGGGGAAAAGACTTAGGTGTAACATTGGGAGTGTTAGAGATGTTATGAAGAAAGCAGTGATGAATGGAGGGTCATCTCAAAACAATTTGGAAGGCTTTATAGAGTTTTTGAAAGGGAGAGAGCTGAGCCGGTTTGCTTTAGAGAGTGAATTCCACACGGAGTGA